A genome region from Anolis carolinensis isolate JA03-04 chromosome 6, rAnoCar3.1.pri, whole genome shotgun sequence includes the following:
- the LOC134299909 gene encoding uncharacterized protein LOC134299909 has translation MFMFPTVKVPGDTTESLVCSFRSGCGELTLSQEYGHHPAVAVRCNMQVEDEELLGAGGGRSERATPETDAEFHQLAALASSTAYAQPNGVTQRRGVVRGDSTGGEEGSPSPGPQKMVFLEERMSAMETTLAVMSRAMERLAVLAEPERGRELRASSMWDVSMGSSQGFADLPAPKGREMRKEPGARPKIQMSLTRVEESDDEGEKPPRIPATLPTETLVPLANAGRGTGQREAAAGPTGPQGGLRRAENWGLPPQGPLPRREELRIEFGGESSELDFFLTTVRGYMEDNAHTFRTESSRVRAIGAVLKRGAASWYVQLHARRDPCLGSLRRFMGALETRFRDPLEQIRAREELKTVSQGQRSVSEYAEEFQCLAEKVPEWSAVTKIELFKEGLRREILSWAVHRDEPDTLRGWIQLAGRIETSLAQARRHRGGLQQRPQMKEGSRKEGSTPAGRRTEPTGNVSTSRRGCFVCGRLGHRAAECWQRKGEGGGPPKPRAVAGKRAEEEPPMRHHSGGLDEGEEDAMSEPCY, from the exons atgttcatgtttcctacagtaaaagttcctggtgataccacagagagtctcgtgtgttcattcaggagcggctgtggtgagctgacactaagccaagaatacggacaccatcccgctgtagcggtgaggtgtaacatgcaagtggaggatgaagagctcttgggcgccggaggaggaaggtcggaaagggccactcccgagacggacgctgagttccaccagctggcggccctggcgtcatccaccgcttatgcccagccaaatggggtaacccagaggcgcggagtggtgcggggagatagcaccggaggagaggaaggttcaccttccccaggcccgcaaaagatggtgtttctggaggagaggatgtcggcgatggagaccaccctggcagtgatgtcgagggcgatggagcgcctggcggttttggcggagccggagcgaggaagggaactccgggctagctcaatgtgggacgtgagcatgggaagcagccagggctttgcagacctcccagcaccgaagggaagggaaatgcgaaaggagcccggtgcccggcccaagatccaaatgagcctgacgcgggtggaggagagtgacgacgaaggggaaaagcctccgagaatcccggctacgctcccaactgagaccctggtgcccctggcgaatgccgggcgtggcacaggacaaagggaagcagcagcggggcccaccggcccgcaagggggcttgcgacgggcggagaattggggattgccaccacagggacccctaccgagacgagaggaactaaggatcgagtttgggggagagtcctctgaactggattttttcctgaccacggtgaggggctatatggaggacaatgcccacacttttagaacggaatccagccgggtacgggccattggtgcagtgttgaagaggggagcggccagctggtacgttcaactacacgcgcggcgcgacccatgtctggggtcactccgacgctttatgggggccctggagacccgtttccgagatccactggagcagatccgggcgagggaggagttgaagaccgtctcccaggggcagaggtcggtatctgagtatgcggaggagttccaatgcctcgctgaaaaggtgccggaatggtctgcagtgacaaagatagaactcttcaaagaggggctcaggcgggagatcctctcctgggcggtgcatcgtgatgagcctgacacactgcgcggatggattcagctggcggggcgcatcgagacatcgctggcccaggcgaggaggcaccgaggagggctacagcagcggccgcagatgaaagaggggagccggaaggagggatcaaccccagccgggaggagaacggagccgacagggaacgtgagcaccagcaggaggggctgcttcgtgtgcggccgtttgggccacagggctgccgagtgctggcagagaaaaggggaaggcggaggcccgcccaaaccaagagccgtggcagggaaacgcgccgaggaagaaccaccgatgaggcaccactcgggggggttg gacgaaggggaggaggacgccatgtcagaaccctgctactag
- the tcap gene encoding telethonin — protein sequence MHGKSVVLRSSGTLSAAELACQVSEGNTARKESFSAEWKDLSLTTRPEEAWNRFEVDKRRKETYRQQQEARVIVQRSPWGILRLGLLGEPLTSYHLPYQRALPLPLFTPSKLSAREYTPTPSESVESLPVTGVCLDKKPLAEITKELPPVVQPTYPDFKKAGLPRSLSRSMSQEAQRG from the exons ATGCACGGCAAGAGTGTGGTCCTGAGGAGCTCTGGGACACTGTCCGCAGCTGAACTGGCTTGCCAGGTGTCTGAGGGGAACACGGCACGGAAGGAATCCTTCTCCGCTGAATGGAAAGACCTGTCTCTCACCACTCGTCCTGAAGAAGC ctggaATCGGTTTGAGGTGGACAAGAGGCGCAAAGAAACCTACCGCCAGCAACAGGAGGCTCGAGTCATAGTGCAGCGGTCACCCTGGGGTATCCTCCGCCTGGGTCTGCTGGGTGAACCTCTGACCTCCTATCACCTGCCATATCAGCGGGCTTTGCCCTTGCCCCTCTTCACCCCCTCCAAGCTGAGTGCCAGAGAATACACACCCACTCCCTCAGAGTCCGTAGAGTCACTGCCAGTGACAGGCGTGTGTCTTGACAAGAAACCTCTGGCGGAGATCACCAAAGAATTGCCTCCTGTTGTCCAACCCACCTACCCCGACTTCAAGAAAGCTGGCCTGCCACGCTCATTGTCCCGCTCCATGTCTCAAGAGGCCCAGAGAGGCTGA